The Buteo buteo chromosome 3, bButBut1.hap1.1, whole genome shotgun sequence genome has a window encoding:
- the MYBL1 gene encoding myb-related protein A isoform X1, with protein MAKRPRSEEDDDLQYVDHDYEVPQQKGLKKICNRVKWTRDEDERLKKLVEQNGTDDWAFIASHLQNRSDFQCQHRWQKVLNPELIKGPWTKEEDQRVIELVQKYGPKRWSLIAKHLKGRIGKQCRERWHNHLNPEVKKSSWTEEEDRIIYEAHKRLGNRWAEIAKLLPGRTDNSIKNHWNSTMRRKVEQEGYLQDGIKSERASSSKLQPQPCLTMEHLHTQNQFYIPVQTHIPAYQYASPEGSCLEHASASSDLVQQSFIDDDPDKEKKIKELELLLMSAENEIRRKRVSSQAGNLPCWSGSFVTEDCVSNTLNSFGEQTSDFYSMDETHGTSVQQNSPPKYLAVEANTMLSSLQTIPEFAETLELIESDPVAWSDVTSFELSEAVASPVKPAPVKLMRIQHNEGATECQYNVSVVLDGKKHGSISGEEEAVFPTTPNVTKFSTPPTILRKKKRLRVGQSPVNELNDGLCNDAVNVALKHTPVKTLPFSPSQFFNTCSGNEQFNLENPAFTSTPICGQKVLITTPLHKEMTPKDQKENVGFRTPTIRRSLLGSTPRTPTPFKNALAAQEKKYGPLKLTSQPLAFLEEDIREVLKEETGTDIFLKEEDDTVYKSCKQEHNSSKKVRKSLVLDPWEKEEVGAQLFTEDNSLDVQSENAYTTSLLMIPLLEIHDNRCNPTSEKQDTNPANKANAVIKKKMNACASKNVKMEKALQSNCEWEAVVYGKTEDQLIMTEQARRYLSTYTATNSTSRALIL; from the exons TGAGGAAGATGATGACCTTCAATATGTGGATCATGACTATGAAGTACCACAGCAAAAAGGTTTGAAGAAGATATGTAACAGGGTGAAATGGACACGTGATGAG GATGAAAGACTAAAGAAGCTGGTGGAACAAAATGGTACAGATGATTGGGCTTTCATTGCTAGTCATCTACAA AATCGTTCAGATTTTCAGTGCCAGCATCGATGGCAGAAGGTACTAAACCCAGAATTGATTAAAGGTCCCTGGACTAAAGAAGAAGATCAGAGg GTTATTGAATTAGTTCAGAAGTATGGTCCAAAGCGCTGGTCTCTAATTGCAAAACACCTGAAAGGAAGAATAGGCAAGCAGTGCAGAGAGAGATGGCATAACCATCTCAATCCTGAAGTAAAAAAGTCTTCGTGGACAGAAGAGGAGGACAGAATAATCTATGAAGCTCACAAGCGTTTGGGAAACCGATGGGCTGAAATAGCAAAACTTCTTCCTGGAAG GACTGataattcaattaaaaatcaCTGGAATTCAACAATGCGAAGAAAGGTGGAACAGGAAGGATATTTACAAGATGGTATAAAGTCTGAAAGAGCTAGTTCATCTAAACTTCAGCCCCAACCTTGTCTGACTATGGAACACTTGCACACTCAGAATCAATTTTATATACCTGTTCAGACACAT ATTCCAGCATACCAGTATGCCTCACCAGAAGGCAGCTGTCTAGAACATGCTTCAGCTTCTTCCGACTTAGTTCAG CAGTCATTTATTGATGATGATCctgataaagaaaagaaaataaaggaactTGAATTGCTACTTATGTCAGCAGAGaatgaaatcagaagaaaacGAGTGTCTTCT CAAGCTGGAAACCTACCTTGTTGGTCTGGAAGTTTTGTCACAGAAGATTGTGTGTCTAATACACTAAATAGCTTTGGGGAGCAAACAAGTGACTTCTACAGCATGGATGAGACCCATGGCACATCTGTTCAGCAGAATTCACCACCTAAGTATTTGGCTGTGGAAGCAAATACAATGTTATCATCTCTACAAACCATTCCAGAATTTGCAGAGACGCTAGAACTTATCGAATCT GATCCTGTAGCGTGGAGTGATGTCACCAGTTTTGAGCTTTCAGAGGCTGTTGCATCTCCTGTCAAGCCAGCTCCAGTAAAACTAATGCGGATTCAACACAATGAAGGGGCTACTGAGTGCCAGTATAATGTCAGCGTTGTGCTTGATGGCAAAAAACACGGTAGCATCAGTGGCGAGGAAGAAGCAGTTTTTCCAACAACCCCAAACGTAACAAAATTCAGCACTCCACCTACTATcctaagaaagaagaagagattGCGTGTTGGGCAATCACCAGTTAATGAACTGAATGATGGCTTGTGTAATGATGCCGTCAATGTTGCACTAAAGCATACACCAGTGAAAACACTACCATTTTCTCCATCACAG TTTTTCAACACTTGCTCTGGAAATGAACAATTTAACCTTGAAAATCCCGCATTTACATCCACTCCAATCTGTGGGCAGAAAGTTCTTATTACGACTCCTCTACACAAGGAAATGACACCAAAAgatcaaaaggaaaatgtggg TTTTAGAACTCCCACAATTAGAAGATCTCTTTTGGGTTCAACACCAAGGACGCcaactccttttaaaaatgctttggctgctcaggaaaaaaagtatggtCCCCTCAAACTTACG TCACAACCACTTGCCTTCTTGGAGGAAGACATTAGGGaagttttgaaagaagaaactgGAACAGATATATTTCTCAAGGAGGAAGATGACACTGTGTATAAAAGCTGCAAGCAGGAG CACAACTCTTCTAAGAAAGTCAGAAAATCACTGGTCCTAGATCcatgggaaaaagaagaggttGGTGCCCAGCTCTTCACAGAAGATAATAGTTTAGATGTACAG TCAGAAAATGCATATACCACATCTTTATTAATGATACCATTGTTGGAAATACATGACAACAGATGTAACCCGACATCAGAAAAACAGGATACAAATccagcaaacaaagcaaatgcagtaattaagaagaaaatgaatgcatgtgcttcaaaaaatgtcaaaatggaGAAAGCTCTTCAG tCAAATTGTGAATGGGAAGCAGTTGTTTACGGAAAAACAGAAGACCAGCTTATCATGACTGAACAAGCAAGAAGGTATCTGAGCACATACACAGCTACCAACAGCACTTCAAGGGCTCTGATACTGTGA
- the MYBL1 gene encoding myb-related protein A isoform X2, which produces MAKRPRSEEDDDLQYVDHDYEVPQQKGLKKICNRVKWTRDEDERLKKLVEQNGTDDWAFIASHLQNRSDFQCQHRWQKVLNPELIKGPWTKEEDQRVIELVQKYGPKRWSLIAKHLKGRIGKQCRERWHNHLNPEVKKSSWTEEEDRIIYEAHKRLGNRWAEIAKLLPGRTDNSIKNHWNSTMRRKVEQEGYLQDGIKSERASSSKLQPQPCLTMEHLHTQNQFYIPVQTHIPAYQYASPEGSCLEHASASSDLVQQSFIDDDPDKEKKIKELELLLMSAENEIRRKRVSSQAGNLPCWSGSFVTEDCVSNTLNSFGEQTSDFYSMDETHGTSVQQNSPPKYLAVEANTMLSSLQTIPEFAETLELIESDPVAWSDVTSFELSEAVASPVKPAPVKLMRIQHNEGATECQYNVSVVLDGKKHGSISGEEEAVFPTTPNVTKFSTPPTILRKKKRLRVGQSPVNELNDGLCNDAVNVALKHTPVKTLPFSPSQFFNTCSGNEQFNLENPAFTSTPICGQKVLITTPLHKEMTPKDQKENVGFRTPTIRRSLLGSTPRTPTPFKNALAAQEKKYGPLKLTSQPLAFLEEDIREVLKEETGTDIFLKEEDDTVYKSCKQEHNSSKKVRKSLVLDPWEKEEVGAQLFTEDNSLDVQSNCEWEAVVYGKTEDQLIMTEQARRYLSTYTATNSTSRALIL; this is translated from the exons TGAGGAAGATGATGACCTTCAATATGTGGATCATGACTATGAAGTACCACAGCAAAAAGGTTTGAAGAAGATATGTAACAGGGTGAAATGGACACGTGATGAG GATGAAAGACTAAAGAAGCTGGTGGAACAAAATGGTACAGATGATTGGGCTTTCATTGCTAGTCATCTACAA AATCGTTCAGATTTTCAGTGCCAGCATCGATGGCAGAAGGTACTAAACCCAGAATTGATTAAAGGTCCCTGGACTAAAGAAGAAGATCAGAGg GTTATTGAATTAGTTCAGAAGTATGGTCCAAAGCGCTGGTCTCTAATTGCAAAACACCTGAAAGGAAGAATAGGCAAGCAGTGCAGAGAGAGATGGCATAACCATCTCAATCCTGAAGTAAAAAAGTCTTCGTGGACAGAAGAGGAGGACAGAATAATCTATGAAGCTCACAAGCGTTTGGGAAACCGATGGGCTGAAATAGCAAAACTTCTTCCTGGAAG GACTGataattcaattaaaaatcaCTGGAATTCAACAATGCGAAGAAAGGTGGAACAGGAAGGATATTTACAAGATGGTATAAAGTCTGAAAGAGCTAGTTCATCTAAACTTCAGCCCCAACCTTGTCTGACTATGGAACACTTGCACACTCAGAATCAATTTTATATACCTGTTCAGACACAT ATTCCAGCATACCAGTATGCCTCACCAGAAGGCAGCTGTCTAGAACATGCTTCAGCTTCTTCCGACTTAGTTCAG CAGTCATTTATTGATGATGATCctgataaagaaaagaaaataaaggaactTGAATTGCTACTTATGTCAGCAGAGaatgaaatcagaagaaaacGAGTGTCTTCT CAAGCTGGAAACCTACCTTGTTGGTCTGGAAGTTTTGTCACAGAAGATTGTGTGTCTAATACACTAAATAGCTTTGGGGAGCAAACAAGTGACTTCTACAGCATGGATGAGACCCATGGCACATCTGTTCAGCAGAATTCACCACCTAAGTATTTGGCTGTGGAAGCAAATACAATGTTATCATCTCTACAAACCATTCCAGAATTTGCAGAGACGCTAGAACTTATCGAATCT GATCCTGTAGCGTGGAGTGATGTCACCAGTTTTGAGCTTTCAGAGGCTGTTGCATCTCCTGTCAAGCCAGCTCCAGTAAAACTAATGCGGATTCAACACAATGAAGGGGCTACTGAGTGCCAGTATAATGTCAGCGTTGTGCTTGATGGCAAAAAACACGGTAGCATCAGTGGCGAGGAAGAAGCAGTTTTTCCAACAACCCCAAACGTAACAAAATTCAGCACTCCACCTACTATcctaagaaagaagaagagattGCGTGTTGGGCAATCACCAGTTAATGAACTGAATGATGGCTTGTGTAATGATGCCGTCAATGTTGCACTAAAGCATACACCAGTGAAAACACTACCATTTTCTCCATCACAG TTTTTCAACACTTGCTCTGGAAATGAACAATTTAACCTTGAAAATCCCGCATTTACATCCACTCCAATCTGTGGGCAGAAAGTTCTTATTACGACTCCTCTACACAAGGAAATGACACCAAAAgatcaaaaggaaaatgtggg TTTTAGAACTCCCACAATTAGAAGATCTCTTTTGGGTTCAACACCAAGGACGCcaactccttttaaaaatgctttggctgctcaggaaaaaaagtatggtCCCCTCAAACTTACG TCACAACCACTTGCCTTCTTGGAGGAAGACATTAGGGaagttttgaaagaagaaactgGAACAGATATATTTCTCAAGGAGGAAGATGACACTGTGTATAAAAGCTGCAAGCAGGAG CACAACTCTTCTAAGAAAGTCAGAAAATCACTGGTCCTAGATCcatgggaaaaagaagaggttGGTGCCCAGCTCTTCACAGAAGATAATAGTTTAGATGTACAG tCAAATTGTGAATGGGAAGCAGTTGTTTACGGAAAAACAGAAGACCAGCTTATCATGACTGAACAAGCAAGAAGGTATCTGAGCACATACACAGCTACCAACAGCACTTCAAGGGCTCTGATACTGTGA